The Pseudofrankia inefficax genome window below encodes:
- a CDS encoding mycofactocin-coupled SDR family oxidoreductase codes for MGKLDGKVAFITGAARGQGRSHAVRLAVEGADIIAVDICQQINSVSYPLATPEDLAVTVKEVEALGRRIVATQADVRDRDQLRAALDAGLAKLGRLDVVCANAGVCPLTDETLCSSFVDALDVDLGGVQNTVAVALPHLSAGSSIIVTGSTAGMIGGLTDQMGAPGGVGYSLAKQLVARYVEVLALQLAPHSVRLNAIHPTNVNTVLLHNDNVYRAFRPDLENPTRADAELAFPVMQAMPIPYIEPEDVSALVVYLASDDSRYMTGLNLRIDAGAMLKAPPAF; via the coding sequence ATGGGCAAGCTGGACGGCAAGGTCGCCTTCATCACCGGAGCGGCACGCGGCCAGGGACGCAGCCACGCCGTTCGGCTCGCCGTCGAGGGCGCGGACATCATCGCGGTCGACATCTGCCAACAGATCAACAGCGTCAGCTACCCGCTGGCGACCCCCGAGGACCTGGCCGTGACGGTCAAGGAGGTCGAGGCGCTCGGCCGACGGATCGTCGCCACGCAGGCCGACGTCCGCGACCGCGACCAGCTGCGCGCCGCCCTCGACGCCGGCCTCGCCAAGCTCGGCCGGCTGGACGTCGTGTGCGCCAACGCCGGCGTCTGCCCGCTGACGGACGAGACGCTGTGCAGCAGCTTCGTCGATGCCCTGGACGTCGACCTCGGGGGCGTCCAGAACACGGTCGCCGTCGCCCTCCCGCACCTGAGCGCGGGCTCCTCGATCATCGTCACCGGCTCGACGGCTGGGATGATCGGCGGCCTGACCGACCAGATGGGCGCGCCCGGCGGGGTCGGCTACTCGCTCGCGAAGCAGCTCGTCGCCAGGTATGTCGAGGTCCTCGCGCTGCAGCTCGCGCCGCACTCCGTGCGCCTGAACGCGATTCACCCGACGAACGTCAACACCGTGCTGCTGCACAACGACAACGTCTACCGGGCGTTCCGACCGGACCTGGAGAACCCGACGCGCGCGGACGCGGAACTCGCCTTCCCCGTCATGCAGGCGATGCCGATCCCGTACATCGAGCCGGAGGACGTCTCTGCCCTGGTCGTGTACCTCGCGAGCGACGACTCCCGCTACATGACGGGGCTGAACCTCCGGATCGACGCGGGCGCGATGCTCAAGGCGCCTCCCGCGTTCTGA